The sequence below is a genomic window from Nocardia fluminea.
ATCTGTTCCTGATCGGCGACGAGCTGAACAAGCCTCGTCTGGCGGCCCGGCACATCAGGGCGGTGATCGGCGACCATGTGCGCCGCGACGTGTCCGTCGAGTCGATCTACCGCGAACTCGAGCAGCGCTGGCACGTCTACTACATCCTGCCGAATCAGTCGTCGTACTACCGTGATCCGGAGATCGCCGAACACTGGACGGCATTGCTCGGGCAGAACTTCCTGAAACTCGACGACCCCGGCGCGGTGTGCGAATTGATCGCGCTGACCATCGGATTGGGCGAGGACAGAATCGATCTCGACACCGGTCTGGCTGATCTGCGCGACGTCGGATCGAGTGACGAGGCCGACGCGGTCGGCCGAGCTCTCGGCTCGAAGCCGGGTCCGACGCTGCGCGCCCTGCCGCCGGGGCGATGAGCCCGATGTTCGGAGACCGTCACCTCGTCGTCGTCGACCTGGGCTTCGGTGACGCGGGCAAAGGTGCCACGGTCGACTGGTTGTGCTCGCCCGAGGCCGATCTCGGGGTGGCGGCCGTGGTGCGGTTCAACGGCGGTGGGCAGGCCGCGCACAATGTCGTGGCCGACGGCCGCCACCACACCTTCGCGCAGTTCGGATCGGGGACGCTCGCGGGAGTGCCGACCCTGTTGTCGCGGCACATGCTGGTCGAGCCGATCGCGCTCGCCGCGGAATCCGAGCAGCTGGCCGCGCTCGGTGTTCCCGATCCGCTGGGCCTGCTCGCCGTCGACGGACGCGCCCTGCTGACCACACCGATCCACATCGCGGCGAACCGTGCGCGCGAGGACGCGAGGGGTACTTCGCGGCACGGTTCCTGCGGGCGCGGCATCGGCGAAACAGCTTGGTACGCACTGGAGAACGACGCGCCGACCGTCGCCGACTGCCGGGCGCCGGACGTGCTGCGCGCCAAGCTGGACCGGCTCGCGGCGCACTACGAAGATCTCATCGGCCCCAGCGCGCACGGGTACGAATCGGTCGACGCGCTGGTGGCGATGTACCGCGATTTCGCGCGCGCCGTCCGCATCACCGGCCCGGCGGAACTCGCCCGGCTCGCGCAGGCGGGGCGTTTGGTGTTCGAGGGCGCGCAGGGTGTGCTGCTCGACGAGTGGCGCGGGCTGCACCCGCACACCACCTGGTCGACGGTCGAGCCCCGTAACGCCCGCGCGATGATTCGCGACATCGGCGCGACCGCGGCGGTTCTCGGCGTCACCCGCACCTATATGACCCGGCACGGCGCGGGCCCGTTGCCGACCGAAGCGCCGCTCGGATTTCCCGAACCACACAACGGCACCGGGCATTATCAGGGCGCGTTCCGGCAGGGACACCTCGATCCGATCCTGCTGCGCTACGCGATCGATGTGTGCGGCGGGATCGACGGTCTTGTCGTCAACCACCTGGACGTGCCCGGAACTCTGTGCGCCGCAGTGGCGTACGAGACTTCGACGGGCAGGACAACCGAAGTCGTTCCCGGCCGGTGGCGTGATCTCGATCACCAGCAGCGGCTCACCGATCAACTCTTCGACGCGACACCGATTCTCGCGCCGATCGAGACCGATCCGGCAGCGTGGCTGGCCGAGCGGTTGCGGGTGCCGGTGGTGCTGACCGGGCACGGCCCCGATCGGCGCGACCGCGCTACCGACTCGGGGAAGCGTGCCGCTGAGGTCGGCGAACAGGGAAGAATCGGAGCACACGTACCCTGAACCGCGGTATCGGCCGGTGAAACGCACTGCGCGCGCGACAGGGCAGTTCGAGGCAGGATGGGATGACGTGGAGCAATCCGTTGTGTCGATCGATGTGGTGACCTTGCGGTGCTGGGAGACCGACAGCGGCGTTCGGATCGGCATCGCCCCCCGCGAGTTCGAGCCGTTCACCGGCGAACTCGCGCTACCGGGTGTGCTGCTCGGTCGCGGCGAACGTCTCGTCGACGCCGCCCGGCGGGCCGTCCACACCAAACTCGGTGTGCCGACCGAGGCGATCGGCGCTGTCGGCCAGCTCGTCACGTTCGACGAACCGCATCGCGACCCGCGCGGCCCGACGCTGGCCATCGCGATGTGGGCGGTGGTCGCCGAGCACGAAGGGCCCGCCGAGTGGGTGGGCTTCGACGAGGTCCCGCCATTGGCGTTCGACCACAATCGCATCGTCGAAACCAGCCGTGCGTTGCTGGCCGGCCTCCTCTGGAAGGACGCGACGCTCACACGAGCATTGGCGGGCACCGAATTTCCCGCTACCCGCGCGGTCGATCTCAGTACCTCGCTGCACGGCACGCGTCCCGATCCGGCCAACCTCAACCGCACACTCGCCGCGATTCCGGGGCTCGGCCGGACCGGTGAACGTCGCCGGGTGAAAGCCACCGGGCGGCCTGCTGTGGTGTGGGCGTTCGACGTCGACGGAAACTGAGCCGCGGCGAACGGATTTCCGGCTCGCGCTCGGCGGCGCCATCGGTGAGATCGCTTGCCTGCGGCAGTATTCGGCGTGCGTGCCGAGGCGGCGGAACCCCGATCGCCCGTTCGCGAGTCGACCTGTGGTTCGCGGGTTGTTCAGCGAGGCGTCCGACGCGTGCGAAACCGATGAAACGTCGATGAACACCGCCGCGTCGGCCTCACCGCGACGGCGCCGATCCCGCATCGTGAGGACATGCGCGAGATGTCGGCTCCGGCGAAAGTGCTCGCAGCGCTGGTCACCGCATTGGTGACGATTCCGCTGGTGGGGTCGGCGGCAGGTTCGGTAGCGGCGTTCGACGATGTGGGCTCGACCGTCGACGCGGCGGAAGCGTTCGGTGCTCCGCGGCGCGGGACGGGCGAGGT
It includes:
- a CDS encoding NUDIX hydrolase, giving the protein MEQSVVSIDVVTLRCWETDSGVRIGIAPREFEPFTGELALPGVLLGRGERLVDAARRAVHTKLGVPTEAIGAVGQLVTFDEPHRDPRGPTLAIAMWAVVAEHEGPAEWVGFDEVPPLAFDHNRIVETSRALLAGLLWKDATLTRALAGTEFPATRAVDLSTSLHGTRPDPANLNRTLAAIPGLGRTGERRRVKATGRPAVVWAFDVDGN
- a CDS encoding adenylosuccinate synthetase — protein: MSPMFGDRHLVVVDLGFGDAGKGATVDWLCSPEADLGVAAVVRFNGGGQAAHNVVADGRHHTFAQFGSGTLAGVPTLLSRHMLVEPIALAAESEQLAALGVPDPLGLLAVDGRALLTTPIHIAANRAREDARGTSRHGSCGRGIGETAWYALENDAPTVADCRAPDVLRAKLDRLAAHYEDLIGPSAHGYESVDALVAMYRDFARAVRITGPAELARLAQAGRLVFEGAQGVLLDEWRGLHPHTTWSTVEPRNARAMIRDIGATAAVLGVTRTYMTRHGAGPLPTEAPLGFPEPHNGTGHYQGAFRQGHLDPILLRYAIDVCGGIDGLVVNHLDVPGTLCAAVAYETSTGRTTEVVPGRWRDLDHQQRLTDQLFDATPILAPIETDPAAWLAERLRVPVVLTGHGPDRRDRATDSGKRAAEVGEQGRIGAHVP